In Rissa tridactyla isolate bRisTri1 chromosome 21, bRisTri1.patW.cur.20221130, whole genome shotgun sequence, the genomic window ggTTTTCCTACAGCGCAAGGGAGCCGGCGAGGTGAGCTGTGCGGCGAGAGGCCGCAGGACTTGGCTACGGGGCCAGCGGAGGTTTATTTACAAACAGTTAAAAGAGCAAATGCAGCTctaaagagcagaaggaaaatctTTCTCGTAACCATTTCCTCTTTAATCCAACCCATTCCTCTTCCCTGGGCGGGATTGAGCTGAAGGCCGGCGTGCTCCCGCCTGCTCCTACCTTCgcttgccccccaccccccccgcaagTGCTGCTCTGGAGAGAAATTCACCCAAatcacaccccaaaaaaaaaaaacaaacccaaaaaaaacccccaaacacctaaaaaaaatgaatttctcCTGCCTAAAGGACTCAAGGTCGGCTCCCGGGAGCGACTCGTGGGTAACCCGGCCTccgccttccccccctccccgccccgaaaCACCTGATTTGATGAATTTGgtaaaattaatttgataaaaGGGAaggaagcggggcgggggggggggagctgtgcGTTGGCTCGACACCGGTTTTCCCGGCTGCCGTGACGCTCTTTGGTGTCAAACCACTCCGCGTCTCCTTCGGAACGCGCTGCAGAGAGCGgggatttctttctttgcttttttttttttttttccccccccaaaaaaaaaaaaaataaagaaaagaggaaatggccacGAAAGGGAGCAGGAAGTTCAGCTTCAGCCCCTTCCTATTTTTGGGCTCGAAAGGAGGAGGTTGGGGTTGGGCaggtcatagaaaaaaaaaaaaaaaaaaaaaaaaaaagtggggtcCGAGGAACTTGaatatgttggtttttttggttttttttggttaatcCTTTTGGCTCTGCTCAGCAGAACGGCGCTGTGAAAGTCAacgtttttcctcttcttctggcggggaaggaagagagaaattgggggggggggtgttaaacGTTTAGAGAAACGAATTTTCACGGCGCCACTTCGGGCGCCCCGGAAAAAATTCCGCCGCCTTTAACGCTCTGAGCCAGGCGGCGGCAAAATCCCGAGTATTTCCCTTAATGCCGAAGCCCCGCTGCTGGCTTGGGAGGAGGCAGCACCCCCCCCAGCtaccttgcccccccccccccccgcccatttCCAATTTTCCCTTGATTCCAGAAGCTGGTTTTCCATCGCGGGCtgccccgggctctgctgggaaaaCGGCTTTGGCCAGGGCACGATGCTGAGCTGGTGGCCCAGGGGGTCCgtccgtgtgtgtccccccccccatcctgccgCTGCACGCGGGGATCCCGcctgctttattatttattatttcatttttttccttaatattttctATCATTTCCTATTCGTGTTCAGGGACAAGAGAAGCCCTCGAGGTCCCCTGAAACCCAAAAGCGTCCGACCCGGCTGGGGGCTGCTCGGAAAGTGGGGAGAAGGTTTGTTGGAGGGGGGACACACGACGAAATTCTCCTCCCCACTGCTTAGGCTCGGGGGCAAAGGCAGGCgttaagaattaattttaaacCCTAATTAAACCTTTATCAAGGTGCGAAAAGGCCGAGGGAGGCAGAGCGGGGTgtgggatccccccccccccccccccccccgtgccttCTCCCCACCACGCCTGGGCTGGgaaccagccccccccccccaagtttgcGAACTGGAGGGGCACCAGTGACCGTTGGGGCAACAGGAGGccctgagataaaaaaaaaatttaaaaaatctcgCTCAGGTGCAGTAATTTGGGCTGGAATCTGCTCTTTCCagctctctcccccccccccagtccctgtccccgtccccccccccgcaaaaccAGGGTGTGAAAGCAGCCTGAGAAAACCAGTTGGGAAGGATCActgggctgagcccaggctgctgggggaggcgccgaacccaccccccccccggcctctgGGGCTCTCAGGAGGGtgctgaccccccccccgcctccacccTGGCGCTGGTGGGACCCCTCCTTGGGGGTGATGGGACCCCCCCGAACCCCCGTCCTCGCTAATCCCAGCGCATCCTCCCCTCCGCGGGAGGAGATTTCCGGACCCTGGAATGGAAACCTGCCCTTTGCTGGCGAAGCCTGGGGTGTCCCACCTCCCgtcccatcctcatcccccttcccccccccccgacccctccgccccccccccaaaaaaaaaaaaaaaaagacaaaacaaccccaccctctttttttttttgcggttcAATAACCGTTTGGCGGGTACCTGCCTCCCAGCTGCTCAGAAGAGGCCGCAGTCCTTGAGGTTCTCTTTGATGATGACATCCGTGACGGCGTCGAAGACGAACTTGACGTTCTGCGTGTCTGTGGCACAGGTCATGTGGCTGTAGATCTCCTTCACGTCCTTCCGCATGTTGAGATCCAGGAACTGGGTCTTGATGTAATTTCCCGCGTCTTCGAAAGTGTTGGGACCTGCCGGGGAccccgggaagggggggggggggtgggggtgggggggaagaaataaaCGGCTGCCGGAGCTGAGCCGCTCCCCCTGGGAGACGACCGTCAGCCGCTGGGCGAGGATTCGGGGATGCTGAAGGCTTGGTTTTGAGGGCTAAATCTgaaatcttcctcttcctcctcctcctccagaggaggagggctgggtggCAACTGCGCCCGGCAAAGccatttttgtcaaaaaaaaaacaccaaaccccccaaaaaagccatTTTATCCCATTTCGATCCTTCCAAACACCTTCCCGTGGCCACgtcagccctctcctctgccccagctTCCAGGGATTTGACTTCATCCCAGTATAACCCAAACCCCAGGTGCTGGGACCACGCGACTCCCCACCGGAGCCCGTGGtcttggaggtgggggggggggggggggggcgcctggaggcgggggggaacCGACCCCACTCACCGTCGTAATCGGGGAAGCAGATGCTGAGATGGACCTTCTTGATCTTTTCCTCGAACAGGTCCTTCTTGTTGAGGAAGAGGATGATGGAGGTGGCGGCGAAGAACTTGTGGTTGCATATACTGTTGAAGAGGTGCAGGGATTCGTGCATGCGGTTCTGCGAACAGAGCGGGAGCGTTGGCACGGAGTATCGGCCGCGGAAAGAACTTAAAACCCCTTttagctcccccccccccccaaaatacccccccccccattcccacccccccaccccgcattCCCAAGATGAGAACTTTTCCCTGTCCTGCCGGGGATTGTCACAGCCGCCTGTCTCCTGCCAGCGCCAAGCATCCCTCGTCCCTGTCCGAAAAGTCGCGGCGCGAGCGATCCGGAGGAATCCCGGCAATGCCGAGGACGGGGAGCAGAGTTAAGCAGCTCCGATGCTCCCATCCCTCCCGACACCTTTCTGGGATGCTCGGAAACGAAGGGCTCGCGGTGGGAAAATGATGCGGGGAAACCTCGCGGCCCTTCCCAGGGCTGATGGAAGGTGCCgtggtcccccccccccggccccgatcCGGGCCGTGCTGCGGGATGCTGTTGCTGGACGGCGGGCCCCCTCCCCTCGGCCGTTCCCCCCGGCTTGGGAAAAGCgcgaggaaaagggaaaaaaatatctccgGTTTTAAAGCAGACGGGCAGTTTGGAGTTTGCTGCCGGGGCAGCCTcaggaggagaaggctccagccGAGCCGGGGTGTTGCTCTGCTGGTGGAAGGTGGATCTCCTCCACCTttgggtggcagcaggagggtcCTCCAGGGGAGTCGGGGACGATGGTTTTGCCTTTTCCGTCCTCCCATTGGCCAAATCCTGCCCCATCCTGCGCCGGGGAAACCTCTGCCGAGGGCTTCGCTGGAAAGatgctctctcttttccccccccgCGTGCCTTACACGCGCCGATTCTtcggggctgcgggagggctgAGTTCTCCTTGCCCAGCCCTGGCAAGCCAGCCCCGGAGGTGCCGGATCCCAATCCCAGCTCCCGGTGAAGCCATTTGGATGCCGGAGGACCAAGGAGCATTCGTGGGACACGCCGGTGTGGGAGATGCCGACAAGGATGCTTCGCCCCGgtgccttgggcaggggagcgggCAGGCGGCTGCTTCTCCCGCTCGCCTCCTCCGCACCCCTCAATTCTTCCGAGAAATGACCTGTCCGGGGGCTCTCGGTGTTCCTCCTCTCCCGAATTCCACCCTCGGAGCTGCTTTTCCCCGCAGCATCCCTCACCGGGTGCCCGCAGGTGCTTTGCTCGGTGACCTCGTGCCGTCCTTCCCCCCGTCGCCGCTGCCGCTCGCTAAGGAGGGGGGGGCGTGTGGGGTGTGAAAGCCACCCCTTATCGCTGCTTTTCTGCCCGCCCCGGGtttgggggggggcacagccaggcACGAGGTGCCTCTGGGCCGCATTTTCCTTCATCGAGATCATTTCGcgtctctcttcctccccttcgGGTTCCCTCGGGGCGGTTTTCCTGCATCCGGGAACGTTCCCCAGCGGGACGGTGGCTCTCGGGACGAGGTCGGTGTTGGGACCTCTTCGCCCCCGGCTGCTCGGAAGGACCCGGGGGGTTTCCTggtgggcagcggggagggcagaaCCCCGGCCCCACGACCCACGTTTCATCTCAGTGGGGCTGTTCGTGCCCCAGAAGAAGCGCTGACAGGTCGACTGGGTGCAACTGGGCGGGAGCCAGCTCCGTCCCGCGtctcccaccccttccctgcaTCACCCAAACCATCAACCACCACTGGGTTGAGGGGTTCCCTCCTTCTgtaacccacccccccacctccccagagcaccCGGCTCCTCTCCCCCGAGGCACCCCCTGGACCCCGACCCACCACTTCGTCGTCCTCCACCAGCACCATGTCGTAGGCGCTCAGCGCCCCGCAGAAGATGATGCAGGTCACCCCCTCGAAGCAGTGGATCCACTTCTTGCGCTCCGATCTCTGCCCTCCCACGTCGAACATCCTGGGGAGGGGACAAGGACGGGGCGGGAGGTGACGCGTCTGGTCCTGCCACCCACCGCGGGACGGTCCCAGCACCCTGTCCTTGGCGGCGTCGGGGATACGGTGACCCaccgtagaatggtttggggtggaagggacttCTAAAGGCCACCAAGTCCAACTccttgccatgagcagggacgtcttccaAGTCAaagctcaaagccccatccaacttggccttcaATGGTTTCAGGGCCGAgacattgaccacctctctgggcaacctgggccaggggctcaccaccctcacagcaaagaatttcttccccagatctcatctaaatctcccctctttccatttaaaccccttcccccctcgtcccatggctcccctccctgctccagagtccctccccagctttcctggagccccttgagggactggaaggggctggaaggtctccccggagccttctcttctcccgggcGGAGGCGGTGGGGGTCACAGAGgggccacccacccacccacccacctgaAATTCAGGTCTTTGACGGAGAACTTGGTCTCGATGATGCCAGTGGTCTTCACTCGGGATCGCAGCACGTCCTGCTCGTTGGGGAGGTACCCGGGGGCTGTGATCCTGTCCAGCTGGTTCAGGTAACTGCGGGGGGGGGATGGGAGTGGACGTGACCCATTGCCATGGGGCTGCCCACATCCTCCCCCGCCGGCTTTTTGGGCATGGTTGGGGGGCTGAGCTCTGCCAAATGCTGGGACTCCAAGGCAGGGCCGttcctgggggagctgggggctgcagggacactgggagggggggggcaaTGGTGGGGGGCTACAGCCCACCAGCActggtgggatggaggatggTCCCGGTGGGATGGAGAATGgtcctggtgggatggaggatggCCCTGGTGGGATGGAAGGTGGCTCTGGTGGGATGGATGGTGGCACTGGTGGGATGGAGAATggtcctggtgggatggggaatggtcctggtgggatggaggatggcactggtgggatggaggatggCACTGGTGGGATGAAGAATggtcctggtgggatggggaatggTCCTGGTGGGATGGAGAATGGCActggtgggatggaggatggCACTGGTGGGATGGAGAATGGCActggtgggatggaggatggCATCGGTGGCATGGAGGATGGTactgggggggtggagggtggcCCTGGTGGGATGGAAGATGGCCCCAGTTGGATAGAGGATGGCACTTGTGGGATGGAGGATGGACCCAGTGGGATAGAGGACACCActggtgggatggaggatggCGCTGGTGGGATGGAGGACGGTGGTCCCGGGGTATTCCCGGGCTCAGGGAGTGCATCGATTTTGCCAGGCTGGGTGACAGATGGCAATGAGCAGCCGGGGGGGGGTTCCCCAGACACCTCCTTGTCCCCCCTCCTCGTGCTGGTGACCCCACTCACTACGCGGCCGAGTCGTTGAGCTGGTACTCGGCGGCGCGGTCGAAGCACGCCTGCACCCCCCCCGTCCTTCCACAGCTTCTTGATGCAGTCGACCAGCTCAGGGGGCATGGTCCCCTCCTCGATGGAGTCGGCCAGGTTGAAGAGCTGCCGGCCGTCGTCCTGCAAGAGGGACCCCTTCGCCACCGTCCCACCCGTCCCCTCAAAAAAGCCCCCGGGGCCGGGCAAAGACAGGTCGTTACAGACCCCAGctccgggggggtcccggcccctcGGTTGgtgggggccgcggggggggggggggggggaatgacaCAAAGGGACGGGGACAACCGCCCCGACTGACCGCGTGGGACGACTCGGCGTAGTCGATGCCCAGCGTGGACATGGCGCGGATGATGGCCAGGATGGACTGCAGGATGTTGCCGTAGATGATGGCCTTGAACTCCATGCACTCCTCCGGCGTGTAGCCATCCTGGTGGATGatcctggggagggaaggggggggggaacatGTGacgggggacagagggacacggGACCGGGGACAGACGGACACGGCGGCCTCAGCCCCGAGCTCCGCCACCCTGAGgtgccccctccttccctcccagcatcaccccaccCCGGGAACCAGCAAGGTGCCACCACCAGCATGAcactggggggggtgtgtggtggtggggggggtgtgtgggggggtgtgttcTGCCACCCGCTGTGCCCCAACTGGGGGTGTCCAGGGGttgggtgacacccccccccccttccccccccccccttcccccccccaatttGGGTGCCTGGTACTCACTTCATCTGCTTGACGATGGTGCTCTTGCCTGACTCTCCAGCCcctggaaaaggagggggggggggggggggacacgcacctCAGTGCTGGCCAGGGTGGGACAGACCCCAGGCCTGACGCCACAGTGATGGGCACCACGCAGGGACCCTCTTTCCTCCACTCCGGCCACCCAGCTTGGCCTCCTCCCACCGCTGCCGTcgtcccctccccacctcctgtCACCCGGTGCCGCGCCACACCTCGGGGACCCCCAGGGGTGGCGGGGACCCGCCGGGCTGCCTGTCCCCCAGGGTCCCacgcctcccgcccgccgcggccacCGTCGGCGATGGCTTCGGTGCCGTAAGCGGCTTAGGGCAGCACAGGAAGCTGCTTAGAATTAGGGTGCTAATCGCCTtgacccccaaccccccccccacctggcTAAGCCCCCGCCGCCGgtccctgccccgcggggcccCGATGCCTCCCCATGGGGTCGCCCCCCATGCCCCAGCGGGGTGCGGGGGGTCCCTCGAGGGACTGTCCCCCTCCCGTCCCCTGCCCAGCGgcggggtttgggggtgctggtggcaggaGCTCTCTGGCATCTCGGTGACCCCCCCCCTCAACACACAGCCTGGCCCAGGTGGGACCCGGTGTCCtggtcccttccccatccccacgcTGTCCCCTTTGTCCCTGCCACCCATCTAGTTGCCACCAAGAGCCAATGCCACCGCCGGCTCTTCCCAGGCACACCCCCGGGGGGGACATCCAGCTGGCGGGACAACCTCAACTGGCTCATGACGACTCGTTTGCTAATGAGGGCTAACGAGCTGCAGGGAAGGGCTCTCCTTGGGATGAagaaagggagagcaggaggagctggtgggattgggggctgcctgtccccatctccatctccccatctcctcatctcctcatctcctcatctcctcatctccatctctccatctccccatctcctcaTCTCCATCATCTCTCCAtcatctcctctccatccccatccccgttcCCTGTCCCgttccctgtccccatctccatccacctccccatctccatccacctccccatctccatccacctccccatctccatccacctccccatctccatccccgtTCCCTGTCCCgttccctgtccccatctccatccccgttccctgtccccatctccatccccctccccatctccatccccgtTCCCCTGTCCCgttccctgtccccatctccaccCACCTCCCCATCTCCGCCCCTGTCCCAGTCCCCTCTCCCTGGTTGCtcttgtcccctccctgtccccaccagccGCATCCCCCCAGCACCGGCGACGTCCCCAACgccctgtggggacagggggacaccaccccaccacccccccgcatcctccctggggacaccccctccACCCTTACCAAGCAAGAGCAACTTGACCGTCTTGGCCTCCTTATCCGCGTCCTCCTGGagcttcttctccagctccttgGACCTCTTGGCCATCTCTTTGTCCTCGGCGCTGGCCCCGCTCCCCATGGcctcgtcttcctcctcctcctctaacGCCTCGAGCTCCGCTAGGTCCCCAGGCTCTTCCAGCTCTCCGCGGGGAACGGCGCGCGCACcccgggggcgggcggtgggtgacgggaggagaaagagaaggccCGAAAGGCCGAGCCGGGTACCCGACGTCGGGGTGCCCCACCACGGGCAGGCGagagctgggtgggtgctggcggGCCGGCTGTCCCCCCGCTCTCTCCCTTAATTCCCCATGGATAACCTGGGTTTTTTTCGGAGCGTGGGATTTGGGGACTTTTTTATCTCACCATGTGACCCAGGAAATCCAATTAGCCCAAGATGGCAAAGATTAGGGCtcaggagaataaaaaaataaataaatatatatatatatatatggggggGGGAGCGCCTCGGGGAGGTGGGCGCAGGGCTTTACGTAAGGGGGCAGGTGGGTGTCACCCCCTGCCcgcgggggacagggacaccccgtGTCCCCTGGGGTGGCGCAGGGGGGGTTACGTGGCTTTGGGGCGCCCCGGTGGCCGTGGAgctgcgtcccccccccccatgttGGCGCTGGGGATGGGgtcacacccccaccccccctccccacggctGGTGTGTTGCGtcgtgtccccccgcccctcaCCGGGAGCTGTGGGGGGACATCGGCGCTGGGGGATTcctccctggggggggggggaagggggggggggggaagggagctAATTACCCCGGGGTGGGTAACGAGCCCCCCTAATCCTGCTGGGTGCCGCCCCTCGCCCTCCTGCCACCTAAGCTCTTTAATGGgctcagccttcctcctcctcctcctcctcctcttcttcctgcccccccccccgggctcagcatcccccccacccccccgccccccagcccagcaccctcctccccacctcagcAGGACCCCAGGGTCACCCCacaccctggggaggggggggtaggCGCCCCCACCCCGTCCTGCCAGGGCTGATTTTGGGTGCAGGGGTGGcaccgtggtggtggtggtggggggggggggacacgacatgacccaccggcagccccaggctggggtgtcgtgccccccccccccccccccaaaaggtgCTTTTAGGGTTAAGGTCCCCTAAATCCCTGCACCCCACAGGGTCACTGGGGTCTTTCTGTCCCCTTACTGGTGTCCCCGTAGCCCACCTGgcatgtgcccccccccccaagctcccccccccccccgccatccctgcCAGCCACGGGGACAGtttgtccccgctgtccccgcggACACAAAGCCCCTTCTGAGCTTCTAATGAACTTGGCGCTAACGAAGGGGGCCCAATTAAAATACcagctctccccccaccccccccacgccCAGAGCTcaggccgggggcgggggggggggggggtccccattgTCCCCCCAATGGCCTGGCACAGAGGTGGCCCTGAGGGGTGGCGTCACCTCGctgtccccctttccccctgcATGGGACAGCGGGGTGGGGGAcacggtgctggggggggggggggggtgtggggtgtgtgtgttgggggggggggggacacacagacaggCCCAGGCGGGTGGGCATTCCCTCCGCTGCGGCAGCGGCTAAAAATACCCCCCCGGCTCGGGTGCCGGATTAGGGGCCGCGGGCGGGTGGCCGGCGGGGACACAGCCCggcacccccccacacccccccccccaaaaaaaaaacacccgtCCCCAAACCCCGGAGCCACCGGCGCAGGTAGGGACAGGCGGGgatcggggggtggggggggggggacgacacacacagggatgtgacaccccccccacacacacacacgcccccccccggcacccccacaGCTGGGTCCCGCTTCTGCGTCCCCTGGATGACGGTGGCCCCGGCTTGGCCGGGGGTAAGGTGGGGtttgggagggctgggggggtgagggggtgtcaGGCCCTGTCCTGTAACGCCATGGGTGCTGAGGGCCCCCCCACCTTGCA contains:
- the GNAT2 gene encoding LOW QUALITY PROTEIN: guanine nucleotide-binding protein G(t) subunit alpha-2 (The sequence of the model RefSeq protein was modified relative to this genomic sequence to represent the inferred CDS: deleted 1 base in 1 codon); the protein is MGSGASAEDKEMAKRSKELEKKLQEDADKEAKTVKLLLLGAGESGKSTIVKQMKIIHQDGYTPEECMEFKAIIYGNILQSILAIIRAMSTLGIDYAESSHADDGRQLFNLADSIEEGTMPPELVDCIKKLWKDGGVQACFDRAAEYQLNDSAAYYLNQLDRITAPGYLPNEQDVLRSRVKTTGIIETKFSVKDLNFRMFDVGGQRSERKKWIHCFEGVTCIIFCGALSAYDMVLVEDDEVNRMHESLHLFNSICNHKFFAATSIILFLNKKDLFEEKIKKVHLSICFPDYDGPNTFEDAGNYIKTQFLDLNMRKDVKEIYSHMTCATDTQNVKFVFDAVTDVIIKENLKDCGLF